ATTGGAAAAACGAACCGAATATATAGGTACTCGTCACGTCGTATCTTACAGATACGCTGCCAAACGGTTTGTTCGTGTTGAGTGCTACGCGTCGACTGAACGTTGCGGCGCAGAGCACCCGAAAGATTACCCGACCCCGATCGGTCGAACGGCTGTGTGCAGCGTTCAGagtagaaaatataaaaaacaaatacacaaaacaatacacacaacttttttttttttttttttttagaaatcgaattgaatttgttgttgcttttgtttcgtGTACGTTGAACGAAacgttgaaaaacaaaatgtgcgaTAAAAAGGCACATGACAACGCACAATATACATTGCGCTGAGACACTTGGCTAGATAAAAATACGTACGTacatgcgtatgtgtgtgcgtgtgtgagctGAGCAAAAGGGGCCAAGCGCATACTGATAACAATCACTTATCGTGCTTTATGCGGTTATCACATATTTTACAGACGTGCCTGCTTGTGtttctgtctgtgtgtttAGGCTACATTTTTGGCTGGAGATTTCATTTACAGCTATTTCAAAGTCCGTTCTATggtcaaataaaatttgacaGTGTTCGTCAttgctttttaaatatgcCGCCCACACAGCGAGTGCGAAAGAGACGAGAGAGCTTTCCATAATGCAGGCATATGACTCAGTACAGGTTATATACACATTCATACTCAAGCATGTATTGTCGGACTTGCTAATCAATATACATTTCAAGTTCAAACACGCGCAATTTATCAGCTGCTCTATTGGAAATGggcaaaaattcaaattagccAAGACACAAACCAGTTGGGTAGgccaaatgcagctgcagccgcaagTGGAGACTAGACGAGCCCCCTAAAAGCCGCAGAAAAACTGTGCTGTGGAGACTACAAAAGAAGAAAtcgaaaatgcaaaaacaactTCAGTTGAAGTGGAcgacacacattcacacacacacacatgcaaacaagCATTTGTAGTTTGGAAGACCGCGTGCGTTCattgagcagcaacaactagaGTTGAGTCTGTGACTTGGCTGTGACTAATCACTTTGCTGGGTGCAATACCTGTTGCTCGATAAACAGTGACAGCTAGAGAATATCACAGCATTGTTGCGCGTCTCGAACTTAGGGGAACTTTCGGAATACAAAAATGCTGGCAATGCGGCCGCTCTTTACGCAGAAacgaagcaacaacaacaacaacacaacgaACGCAAGCGCTGATGTTGTATGATTCACGGGCACAAAAAGCACACGCGGCACTGGGCGAAACGCAGAATTGCGTCATCATTGCAATATTGAGAGACGACATTAACTAAAGCATGTGACGTAGCGTGGCCGGCAGCCGCAGACGAcgcaattttaatgaattgagaaatttcacttttctaGATTTCAGACAAGCGCAGGCGCATTAAGCAGACGCCCACTTGCATTATATAAGCCATCAAATTGAGGGCCAAggaaaattgttatttaagcTGGAACATTGCACTTGAAATTGCGGGTTTTTCATTCGTTTTCACTGGTTTAACGCGTTTACAGCAAATAACTTTTAAAGTAGTTGTAGTTTTACAGTTATTCCACGAATTTGACCTCAATTGGAAGATGGCCATATTTGAATCATAATTGAAAATGTACTTAAAGCACCTGATATATGTGACAATAATACAACTATGCTAATGTTTTGTACTGTATATATCACTAGTTATTTACACtttgttaataattaaaattattacttTTTTCGTGCGCTCCAACTCCAAACTCGCGTTCCAACTCGCGGCCCAAAGTGACCGTAAGCAGTTTATATGAATTATACCGCATGCAAATTTATCGATTTAATACTAGAAAAACGGCCACACTGTGCTTGCTTTGAATAATTGGCGCCCTTTGCATAAGTTTTTCTGCTAAACAAACGATTTcaatttatacacacacactctgagtttcatttaaaataatggCGTTTAGTTCAAAATTACTATTTATGCGCTTTACAGTTACAACAATGgttgtttaaaatttgcatcgggTGACAGCTCTGCGGCAAACATATGCAAACAAAGCAGTGTGGCGCCATCTTAGGTCAAATTTGTAAAGCCATTGCTTGGTTGTGAAAACAAACAATAGATGGCGCAAACGTAGTAATAAAAATCTtaaagcaacaataaataagGATGTTTTTATTATAGCCCCAACTAATACTAGCTATATTGATCCAGGCAATAGCCTGTTATCTGATCCGATATGCAGTCGAACACATCAAATGCCAAGTCACAGCTTTCGCCTTTCTGCGGCAGCTGCCGGCGATTTACTTGGTATTTGGTGGTCATGGCCCGCAGACAGAGATTAACCGAACGTAATGTGGCCATAAAGAAGCCGTGCTCGTGAACACCCTCCGAATAAAAGCCGACCAGGCCGTCCAGTGTCGGCCAGCCATTCTTGTCAATGGCGTTGTTCCTCGCATAGACGCAGTGCAGCAGAcactgaaaatggaaaatggccaaagaaaaacaaaaaacaatcaaaaatgtattcGTTGGGGGCATTCAATTTGCTGATGCATAAAAAGCAGTTAATGTGTattaaatgcaaacataaaATGCACTTTTCAGTCATAAAACTTGGCTTGTTgtgtgtgaaaaaaaaaattgtacttGTGACTGCGAATGCAACGGCAACTGCGCTTTTCTTTCAATTGTCTCGCAAAAATCGCAGCCCTGACTTTTGCATTGGGCGAGCGGAGGTGCGGTGCATTTTGTATACTCTGTTCAGAATGAGAAGCAATGAGTATATTGGCTTTCATCTAGTTGAACGTGGAGATTCCCTATTTCCCAGTCACAGTTTTAGAGTCAGTTTTTTCCCAAGGCATTCCCAACCCCACCCGTCTTGACACAAAATTAGATATCCACACAGTTTAAAAGCAACTGAATTCTTCCTACAGTTTTACAGTCACCACGAGCAATTCCAATGTCAAACAGTTTGAATGACATTGCAAAGCAACGTTTACAGTCTTAGAATCACTTGAATATTTGAATCTCCCATTTCCACATATCCTAGTCGCACAGTTTGAAAGCCATTGCTTTGGATTTACAGTCTTAGAGTCACTTTAACATTGAAAACTCTATTTCTAAATATTGCAAAGAGCAAAACTTCATAAGGTCGTACAGTTTGAAAGCCACCGACAGGCTTAGAGTCACCATTGCACTAATCAAGCATCTAGCCAAGAGTTTTAAGCGGTTTTCCGACTCTTAACAGAGCATTGCACAGTCGGTTAAGCCCGACTTCAGCATTCTTACGTGTTTTTTAATTGCACACGCCAAATCAATGGCAGGCGCCGTGGCAACAGCCCAAAGTCGACGCAGCGTTTGTTGCACCTCTCCGGGGCTGGGCTGCCATTGAACTTAATTGCAGACAGATCTTTGGGCGGCGGTACTGGGGAGTCGGGTTGGAGCTACTTACGCCCGCAATGCGCTTGTCTTCCAGCGGCACCAGCGTCGGGTGATAGATGCCCGCACTGGCCACATCCAGACGCTTCAGGCTGCGCACCAGGCGCGCCATGCGACGCCGCGGCTCCGGCTCATCGTAGACAATATACTCGTAGCGGCTGGCATTGGGTGGCGCCTCGTGGCTTGTCTGCTGCAGCACGGGCGGCCACTGAAGCGACTCAATGAACTCCACGCCGTCGTCGGCATTCAGCGTgggctgctcctgctgcacCTGCTCCTTGAGTATTTGGTATGCCTCTGCAGTTAGAGGAAATTTCATGTAGAATTGTTGCACTGCGGCAGCTTACAAACCATTTACCATTGACCAGCTTATTCTTGACCTCATCCTGACAGTCGCCGATGACGGACTCGACGCGTCTGGCGGTGCGCGGCGGATTCAAGCAGCGCGCCTTCTTCGTGCCATAGCCCATGGCTTCCATGGATGTGATAACACACaagaaaatatgcaaaagttgTGTAATTCTCATTTTGATTGATGCGCTCGCAACGAACCGCACGGATTGGCCAACGACAATTGAATGGAGTTTGCCAAAGTtttcaaatgaaaacgaaagcAATTTCACTTTCCATCAAATGGCAGGATTTTTGCCAATGCTGTTGGCCTTCCTCTCCAGCTCGTCGttgtgtggctgttgttggcaGTGAAAACGCATATGAATTTCCAGTTTTAAGCTCTATGGGTATGTGGttcaatggcaacaacaacaacagcagcaacaacaacaacagcgacagcaacaactggtTGCACATTTCCCATGCGTGCAATTGCCTCCAAGTCAGCCAGAAACTTGTCCTTACGTCTAATAATACAATTCAATTGTGCCAGTGGCGTCGCTTGTTTCAATTCCATTGTCACATATCTGCACATAtcacatttcatttcattccatttcatttcatttcatttgaatgTCTCAGCCCTGCTCCATTTGGCTGCACAATTGGTCTTccgcatttttgttgttgctgctactaaatctaataaaattaGCATATTAACTAAAGTAAAGTAAACTTAATCAAGATAtgatattcatattcatatgcggcacacacacacacacacatgcacacacacacgggtcAGATAAATCAAAGGCAGCCAAGCGATGGGCAAGTTTGTGGCTTAAGTCTTTCGTTCTAGCTGCGCCCACAGCTCAATGTTctaatcaaaatgtttgacaTATTTTCTGCTGCTCATTGTAAGACGAGAACAATGGCCAATAACCTGGTCGGGCCGGGCCTGGTCTGGCTGTATTCTGCACTCGCTAATTGGGCTCATTAAAAAGGTTGGAAATCTTTTGGGCCACATCCTAGGCGGAAATTGTGGCCGCTGAGAGAACAGAGAACAGAGAACGGCAACTCTTCCTCAGCCGCCGCGTAATTGCCTTTAATTGCATAATGCAGCGCGGCCAAGACAAACCAAATTGCAGCTAAGACACTGACCTAGACTCCGGAGCGCGGCAAATTTATAATAGCCAAAGccgatgctgatgatgatgctgatgatgggGGGCGGTTAACGgtgcctgctgctgttagATTTTGAATGGGGGCGTGTCGCATTGGTAATTGCCGCACGAGAGTTCAATGCACAGGAAATTTGCGCGATGTCATAGATCACGCGCTGGAAAATTGTCAACAATGCGGCTGCAACAGGAAGCGAAACAcgacgacagcagcaacagcttcaACTAATTGAcagacagctgctgctgctgctgctgcctctgctgttGGCAGCCACGACTTTTTCCACTCCTGTTCTGTTTGCAATTTACTGAACAAGGAGCCCGTCCAGACATTGTTGGCCATGGCGCAACATGCAGCATGCAGCTAGAACAACAAACAGTCACTTGCGTGTCCATCATTAGAACAAATTCTCTCACCTGCCCCACGTGCCCGACCGCCCGATTGCCCTCTCTATAACtctatctctgtctctctcactcgctAGCTGAACATCTCTTGTAACGCAATTTGCACACAAATGTTGTTTCATCTTCGTGGCTGCCACTTTGGTGGGTGGTCAGGTGAGACAAGTggcagctgcttctgctgctgctgctgctgctgccgagcCGAACTGAAAAGCTGGCCACCGTTCGCTGACTCGCCTGAGAATCGTATTTAAATACGAAGGTCTAACGCTTGGGCGCATTCAGTCGCCAGCTCCTCAGTCGCCGCGTTGTTCTTGCCGCCAGCCAAACGCCTCGATTCCGTGATCCGCTTGTGTATTGATACGTGTGTCCACTGTGTACTGCTTGTTGCCTGTAGCTCTGTGTGTtttagtgtgtgtgttagtgtgtgtgtgtgtgcaggatGCTCCTCTAATTGGACAGACACAAGTCGTTTAGCACAGGCATTTAAATTGAGAATTTATGGAAATGTTGCGCCTGCTTTGGCTTTTATGCGCTGCATTTGGCCAACTTGGTGCTCCCGTGTTTGCCGAAATCGAATATAATACCATTAATGCGGACGGATCGTTTCAATTTCGGTATAATTATTGAAGCTATAATTGTGAACTGACTTGCTGCAGTTTATCATAAAGATTCAACAAAGGCTTTGCTTGATGAAAAGCAGAGCTAGGAAAAAAGCGCTTAACAAACAATTATATTAAACGTGAAGCTCTTAGGGACACCTACTAGCAAATATGCTAAAGATGACAACTATGCAGTTCTATAATTTAATCAGAACATGACATTAGCTGCTTTCAAATTCAAGCCTAAAAGTCTTTAAATATGAACTCTAAATATagagcaaacaattttaacaaatatGCCTTTGCTTAAGACCACAgagcaaatatacatatttttattttttaaagtttagaatatatactaaaatattgaatattgttgCTAGCTGGCAAATATTGCTGCTTAACCAAGAAAAAACCTAGAGCCAAACACTAGGCAGAGATTTGAACCAATGTCCTTCCCTTGCAAATGGTTAAAAAACTTGCTTACTCAGACAAATGGCAAAAggattttatgtaaatttactgtAGAGCATTAAAAACCCAATAAAATATGTcgtcataaaaa
The sequence above is a segment of the Drosophila virilis strain 15010-1051.87 chromosome 3, Dvir_AGI_RSII-ME, whole genome shotgun sequence genome. Coding sequences within it:
- the Obp73a gene encoding general odorant-binding protein 70, encoding MRITQLLHIFLCVITSMEAMGYGTKKARCLNPPRTARRVESVIGDCQDEVKNKLVNEAYQILKEQVQQEQPTLNADDGVEFIESLQWPPVLQQTSHEAPPNASRYEYIVYDEPEPRRRMARLVRSLKRLDVASAGIYHPTLVPLEDKRIAGCLLHCVYARNNAIDKNGWPTLDGLVGFYSEGVHEHGFFMATLRSVNLCLRAMTTKYQVNRRQLPQKGESCDLAFDVFDCISDQITGYCLDQYS